In Aquiflexum balticum DSM 16537, a single genomic region encodes these proteins:
- a CDS encoding TonB-dependent receptor — protein MSFPYSKQIKLKRPVSGVIFCLLFFIPLFEIQAQSEFTELIFKAAPENKKAKYILTGEIRDENNLELLPGVAIHVNGLFTGINSDKNGQYFILLDSGRHRIVFRQFGKKATFYQVDLYGDGVLNSQLGGLQFELEMFTLRSEEKERVIKSPITGVTKMNIDEIKMVPALMGEPDVFNVLQSMPGVTSVGEGSSGLNIRGGQADQNLILMNETIVLSNSHALGFLSSFNGDALQSFSLYKGAVPSYFGGRSSSALNIEMRKGNKEKWLYSGSLGTAVSKLMVEGPIKPGKTGLIAAVRNSNANWILNRVDEIDVQNSQIRFHDIYFGLDHKFSDKNSLEFNLLNTGDYFRFSDQYGFEWNNLVTSLTSRNLLNDNLSLVGMAAYGTFNNGFFEPSGTDPSRIENGLDYFQGKISGLWTLKKIDLTFGAEAVHYQMKPERLSPNNSESGIIPEEVPKQRGLEFAPFISADWNPSEQISISAGLRFSNYYQFGPDSVFRYEEGLPISRLTIKDVDFVDSGKIVSYNGFEPRVSFRWTFDEVHTIKGGYSVMNQYLQTISNATGPSPIDLWQLSTTYILPQRSHNFSLGYFRNFKEKEWSTSIDGFYRNTANQLEYRDFADLFLNQHLETELIQGEGIAYGAEFMVQKNTGGITGWLAYTYSRSLIRTTSEFSEIQINRGDWFPTNFDKPHIISLVTNFHIGKSRTFNTNVNFSTGRPVTGLNSNYALGGIFVPNFGERNQFRIPNYFRIDISYLTNGFVRKWNDKINFSIYNLTGRRNAYSVFFQREGTNQRLVPFQISILGSVFPSITYTVTFSK, from the coding sequence ATGAGTTTTCCCTATTCCAAGCAAATAAAATTAAAACGCCCTGTTTCAGGAGTGATTTTCTGTTTGCTTTTTTTTATCCCCCTTTTTGAAATTCAGGCCCAAAGCGAATTTACAGAATTGATTTTCAAAGCAGCACCTGAAAACAAAAAAGCCAAGTACATCCTCACCGGAGAAATAAGGGATGAAAACAACTTAGAATTATTACCTGGCGTTGCCATTCATGTCAATGGATTATTCACCGGGATCAATTCAGACAAAAACGGTCAGTATTTTATTTTATTGGATTCAGGCCGACATCGTATTGTTTTCAGACAATTTGGAAAAAAAGCAACCTTTTATCAGGTAGATTTATATGGAGACGGGGTTTTGAATTCGCAGCTAGGTGGCCTTCAATTTGAATTGGAAATGTTTACTCTGCGGTCTGAAGAAAAGGAAAGAGTCATTAAAAGCCCGATCACAGGGGTTACCAAAATGAACATTGATGAAATCAAAATGGTACCCGCCCTTATGGGAGAACCGGATGTATTCAATGTGCTCCAATCCATGCCCGGTGTGACGTCTGTAGGTGAAGGATCTTCAGGATTGAATATCAGGGGCGGTCAGGCAGATCAGAACCTTATATTGATGAATGAAACCATCGTATTGAGCAACAGTCATGCATTGGGTTTTTTGTCTTCATTCAATGGTGATGCGCTACAGAGTTTCAGTTTGTACAAAGGGGCTGTTCCAAGTTATTTTGGAGGAAGGAGTTCCTCAGCTTTGAACATTGAGATGAGAAAAGGGAACAAAGAGAAATGGTTATACTCAGGATCTTTGGGCACTGCCGTCAGCAAATTGATGGTAGAAGGACCAATAAAGCCTGGAAAAACAGGATTGATAGCTGCTGTACGGAATTCAAATGCCAATTGGATCTTGAACAGGGTAGATGAAATCGATGTGCAAAATAGTCAAATCCGGTTTCACGATATCTACTTTGGTTTGGACCATAAGTTTTCTGATAAAAACAGTCTTGAGTTTAATCTTTTGAATACAGGCGATTACTTCAGGTTTTCTGATCAATATGGATTTGAATGGAATAATTTAGTAACCTCCCTAACCAGCAGAAACCTTTTGAATGACAATTTATCATTGGTTGGAATGGCTGCTTACGGCACATTTAACAATGGTTTTTTTGAACCTTCAGGGACAGACCCTTCAAGAATAGAAAACGGACTAGATTATTTTCAGGGCAAAATCTCGGGACTTTGGACTTTGAAAAAAATAGATTTGACATTTGGTGCAGAAGCTGTGCACTACCAAATGAAACCCGAAAGATTGAGCCCAAATAATTCGGAATCAGGAATCATTCCAGAGGAGGTTCCTAAACAAAGGGGGTTGGAATTTGCGCCCTTTATCTCAGCCGATTGGAACCCGTCTGAACAGATTTCAATATCAGCCGGACTCAGATTTTCCAATTATTATCAATTTGGCCCCGATTCAGTTTTTAGATATGAAGAAGGGCTTCCCATTTCAAGACTTACCATCAAGGATGTGGATTTTGTAGACAGTGGTAAAATTGTAAGCTACAATGGATTTGAACCGCGTGTTTCATTCAGATGGACTTTTGATGAAGTCCATACCATTAAGGGGGGATATTCAGTAATGAACCAATACCTGCAGACGATTTCAAATGCTACCGGTCCTTCTCCCATCGATCTATGGCAACTGAGTACCACCTACATCCTTCCTCAGCGATCCCATAACTTTTCTCTAGGCTATTTCAGAAATTTCAAAGAAAAAGAATGGTCCACTTCCATAGATGGATTTTACAGGAATACTGCCAACCAATTGGAATACAGGGATTTTGCTGATTTATTCCTAAATCAACATTTGGAAACAGAATTGATTCAAGGTGAAGGGATAGCATATGGAGCCGAATTTATGGTTCAGAAAAATACGGGTGGCATTACAGGTTGGCTAGCGTATACTTATAGCAGGTCATTAATCAGGACGACCTCAGAATTCAGTGAAATCCAGATAAACCGTGGAGATTGGTTCCCTACAAATTTTGACAAACCGCACATTATTTCATTGGTTACCAATTTCCATATAGGAAAATCCAGAACTTTCAACACAAATGTAAATTTCAGTACTGGTAGACCGGTTACAGGCCTCAATTCGAATTATGCTTTAGGAGGCATATTTGTACCTAATTTTGGAGAGCGTAATCAGTTCCGCATTCCGAACTACTTCCGAATTGATATTTCCTATCTGACGAATGGCTTTGTCAGAAAATGGAACGACAAAATAAATTTCAGTATTTATAATTTGACCGGTCGAAGGAATGCTTATTCCGTATTCTTTCAAAGAGAAGGAACAAACCAAAGGTTAGTCCCTTTTCAAATTTCAATTTTGGGATCCGTATTTCCATCCATTACCTACACCGTAACCTTTTCCAAATGA
- a CDS encoding DUF4249 domain-containing protein: MRNSIKVMLGYCLPFLLLLNLVTSCIDRLDFLGETEEGQLVIYGLFTDLDEIHVVNVSRTESFGFQPRGVINAQVAILTEDGERHVYLNAGNGNYELQNIKAIENISYALEVLVDNKIYRSSFEKVPSVIAEDSLSFTFTYEPFKNEVSEQLFTLSTTSNLSSVEDPVFLRWMAEETHLWQRTIIPCAGWCPPPPPNCFIYDFMEPNNLKLFDGSQSSTRQAIQVMWRRSVDNSFFFPFFFSVRQLSINRKAYQYWEKIKIMINNQGSLFDIPPATIFGNISNVEAQDELVLGYFEVAKSKITRIYTTRADVPFNMAEPCLYNPQKPLDSYPRGCMNCAERAGNRKWNELNPEWWVFD; encoded by the coding sequence ATGAGAAATTCTATTAAAGTAATGTTAGGTTATTGTCTTCCATTTTTGCTGTTATTGAATTTGGTCACTTCCTGTATAGATAGGCTTGATTTTTTAGGAGAGACTGAAGAAGGACAGTTAGTCATTTATGGCCTATTTACAGATCTTGATGAAATACATGTAGTAAATGTAAGCAGGACAGAATCTTTTGGGTTCCAACCTAGGGGTGTAATCAATGCCCAAGTAGCAATTTTGACTGAAGATGGTGAAAGGCATGTTTACTTAAATGCGGGAAACGGGAATTATGAATTACAAAATATCAAAGCAATTGAGAATATTAGTTATGCTTTGGAAGTTTTAGTTGACAACAAAATTTATAGATCTTCCTTCGAAAAAGTCCCTTCTGTAATTGCTGAAGACAGCCTAAGTTTTACATTTACTTATGAACCATTTAAAAATGAAGTTTCGGAACAGTTATTTACCCTGTCCACTACCTCAAATCTTTCTTCTGTAGAGGACCCTGTTTTCCTAAGGTGGATGGCCGAGGAAACACATTTGTGGCAAAGAACTATTATCCCTTGTGCCGGATGGTGTCCGCCACCACCTCCCAATTGCTTTATTTATGATTTTATGGAACCCAATAATTTGAAACTTTTTGATGGGTCCCAGTCAAGCACACGCCAAGCAATCCAAGTAATGTGGCGGAGATCGGTTGATAATTCATTCTTTTTTCCATTTTTTTTCAGCGTCAGACAATTGAGCATCAATAGGAAGGCTTATCAATATTGGGAAAAAATCAAAATTATGATCAACAACCAAGGATCTCTTTTTGATATACCACCTGCCACTATATTTGGAAATATCAGCAATGTAGAAGCCCAAGATGAACTAGTCCTTGGATATTTTGAAGTAGCTAAATCAAAAATAACCAGAATTTATACTACTAGGGCTGATGTACCTTTTAATATGGCTGAACCCTGTTTGTACAATCCTCAAAAACCTTTGGATTCCTATCCCCGAGGTTGTATGAATTGTGCAGAAAGAGCCGGGAACAGGAAATGGAATGAACTTAACCCTGAGTGGTGGGTTTTTGATTGA